Genomic window (Drosophila ananassae strain 14024-0371.13 chromosome 3L, ASM1763931v2, whole genome shotgun sequence):
ATAAGAATCCGATCCCGCTGAGAGATCAAATATAGTCTCTGTGTGTATATTGGCAGTCGATTATCAACGATCGGCTCGATGCAATCGCTTCAAAATACTAGTAGTATAAGTGTACGTGCCTGAGCCAAACAAATATCAAAACGCAGCGAAAACTGTTCTCAAAACTAGCGAAATGCCACTGCAATTCGAATCAAACTTGATGACAAGTTTCAGTTGAGTTTGGACTAGCGATCGCGCCGGAAAGCATTCCAATTCCGATTTCAATTCGATTCCAAGGACCGTGTGCGGGCCTAAAGTGAAAGGCAGTTTTGTTCAAAAACAACCTTGTTACTAAAAAAACGCAGCTAAACAATACAAAGTTtgtgctaaaaaaaaacgtagAAAGCTTCATCATGAAGATCCTTATGCGAGCGGACACTCATGTGTCCTTCTCCGTGCCCGTGGAGGAGCCCAAGGCTATTTGCACCTTCTCTCAGGTTCCTAAAAATTACGAATTCCACACTTTTTCTAAAACTatctaaaaattttaaactaaATTGGTTTTCTTTTGGATCCTTTCAGGTGCTGGCCGCTCTAAGCGTCTCCCTGGGCTCCCTGGTGGTCGGTTTCGTCAGTGCCTACACTTCACCCGCTCTGGTTTCGATGGTCGACAGGAACATCACCTCGTTTGAGGTCACCCCGCAAGCTGTAAGtgttaaaaaaatcaaaattctaATCAAATCCTAATCAAAATCCTAATTTTCAGGCTTCCTGGGTGGGTGGCATCATGCCACTGGCTGGTTTGGCTGGCGGCATTGCTGGAGGACCCTTCATTGAGTATCTGGGCCGCCGCAACACCATCCTGGCCACCGCAGTGCCTTTCATTGTGTCCTCGCTACTGATCGCTTGTGCCGTGAACGTGGCCATGGTCCTGGCCGGACGCTTCTTGGCCGGATTCTGTGTCGGCATCGCCTCGTTGTCACTGCCCGTCTACCTGGGCGAAACTGTACAACCGGAAGTCCGTGGCACTCTGGGCCTGCTCCCTACGGCGTTTGGTAACATCGGCATCCTCTTGTGCttcgtggccggcacctacaTGGACTGGTCGATGCTGGCCTTCTTGGGAGCAGCTCTGCCAGTTCCCTTCCTCGTCCTGATGTTCCTCATCCCGGAAACGCCGCGCTGGTTCGTTAGCCGTGGCCGTGAGGAGCGTGCCCGCAAAGCTCTTAGCTGGCTGCGCGGCAAGGAGGCGGATGTGGAGCCGGAACTGAAGGGTTTGATGCGCTCTCAGGCCGATGCCGATCGTCAGGGCACCCAGAACACCATGCTGGAGCTGCTGAAGCGCAGCAACTTCAAGCCCCTGTCCATTTCTCTGGGTCTGATGTTCTTCCAGCAGTTGAGCGGCATCAATGCCGTCATCTTCTACACGGTGTCCATTTTCAAGGATGCAGGATCCACCATTGACGGCAATGTGTGCACCATCATTGTGGGCGTGGTGAACTTCTTGGCCACGTTTATTGCCACTCTACTGATTGATCGGGCAGGCAGAAAGGTGAGCTATACAGGACATCAGCAAGGATATTCATTGACTTTACTAATTTCAtcttttttgaatttttctagATTCTCTTGTATGTTTCCAACATTGCCATGATCATCACCCTGTTCGTCCTGGGCGGCTTCTTCTACTGCAAGGCCCATGGCCCGGATGTCAGCCACCTGGGCTGGTTGCCTCTCAGCTGCTTCGTCATCTACATCCTTGGATTCTCCCTCGGCTTCGGACCCATTCCCTGGCTAATGATGGGCGAAATCCTGCCGGCCAAGATTCGTGGATCAGCCGCCTCAGTGGCCACGGCTTTCAACTGGACCTGCACCTTTGTGGTGACCAAGACCTTCCAGGATATGATTGGTAAGCAGGACATAGAAAACCTTAACCTTTTCGAATGAAAACTAATTTAAACTccattttttgtttagatGTCATGGGCGCTCATGGAGCCTTCTGGCTGTTTGGAGCCATCTGCTTCATTGGCCTGTTCTTTGTGATACTCTATGTGCCCGAGACGCAGGGCAAGACCCTGGAGGACATCGAGCGTAAGATGATGGGCCGTGTGCGCCGCATGTCCTCGGTGGCCAACATAAAGCCGCTGTCCTTCAACATGTAAACGGCCATGAGAGCCGGGATCTGAATGCGATCAAACCAAATACTAGACTAGTACCTTTAGTGATTAAGGATGCAGTTGTGGGAGAGCTCCCCCTGAGAAGCCATGAGCcatgaggaaaaaaaaaatatgatataTTGGAGCGGGACGGAGACGGTGCCCACATAGGCGCTCTGATATTGTTAGTCCTAATACTGTTAGCAAACGcataattgttattattattatttataatcatTAAGTGCATAGTTTTATTGTGTAAATTATGATTTTAGCACTAATTTGTTGACATTGGAAGGATGTTGATCGAGATCGGTGTACAAAAATGACATGAAAAACgtagttttagttttagtgAACCCCGATCCCCACCCctccaaaaaaatacaagaaactCTTAAACAAAAATCTCTAAATCTCGAAAAAATACACCAATTGGCTATATatcgaatatatatttaaaatttataccTAAGCTATAAGTGTATCTATTTGTAGACTAatttaaacaaacaaaaaaatacaaaacaatcAAATGTTATagatctttattattttttttttgtcagaaTTCTTTCTAAGCCAGGTCGGAAATtggaattggaaaaaaaaatgattggAAAAACGCTTTGCATACGACCTTCAGAATGCGATTTACAGGTTCGGGCAATGTCAGTGCCTCCCAATACGTGAGTTTCATTTCGAATATGTGACCGGCACGGCACTCTAGTCTAATATTGGCTAGATGGCCATTCCAGAGGCAcatgaaatgcaaaaaatagaaacgcATTTACTTCAACTGTTCAACGATGCTCGGCCTTTCTGTGTGTATTTTCAGTTGCAATCAGCTGCATCACACACATTGCAGCTGACACTCGAACGAATCACAGCGATAAGGGTGAACATTACATGGTCCTTGCCTGGGATTCGGAGCGGTCCAGGTCCCGGTCCCATTCTTATCGGAAAGCAATTACTCGATTTCAAAATCAAGTAAACAATTGCGAAACAATCGCATCCGTGCAATGGATGGTCGATCGGGGGCTTATATGATGAGCTGATTATGATACAtaggaggcggaggcggaggcggaggcatGGGTGGCTGATTATGATACATGGGTGGCTGTTATTCCATGAATGCAGTTTAGAAGATAGGCTCTATCTAAAacttttctaaaaataaagtGGTTTTTATTGACGTATATGAAAAATAGGGGAAAGAGGGTTTTCAGTTTCCGGAAGGGTTTAGTTTTTAAACCAAATTCTTAAGAGCAGCCTACTATGTTTCAGGATAGCAATCCTTTTGTTTTCCCGTCAATATATAAACTTCCTGATTATTAGTATATATCCCTTATCCTGTCTTAGATTTAAGagatataatattaaatataataagcACCCAAAAGATAAAGTTCAATGAACTTTTTTCCCATAGCTATAGATGTCTTtgtcttttttaaatttcattatCTTTGGAGCCAAATACCGAGTAACTTGTTTGGACTATCAGTTAGTCCCTGACTAACTAATATACGTAAAACATTTATATACAATTAACCCTTTTAACGAGATGAGAGTTTATGGAAACATCAACTGGGATTACTTACCCATGACTTGTACCCTACAAATGGCGCAAACGTCGCATTCCACATCCCAATTCCAAAAACATACACAATTCCACCTTTTGAGGGTGAACATCTTCTCTGGCTCGGCTGGGACAGAGTTATCCGGATCGTCAGCCATTATATTcgcaatattattttttatcaaagATAATCAATGTAAACAAAATACAATGTGACCAGGTTCCTTACTGTCTTAAATCCATTATAAGATGGCCATACCTCGATGTACCGATGATTAATCGATGTTTTTCAACGATAGTGCGCGGCTTTGAAAGGATAGgaagttttgtttttgaaaatattttgttttttagttttattttgttacATAAACAgtcacctttttttttcttaacaaaaaaaaaaaacaaaaaaaatgagaatCTTATTGCGGGCGGATACTCATGTATCCTTTGCCATACCTGCGGATGACACAAAACCCAACCGTGCTTTCACCTTTTCTCAGGTGcgtcaaatttaaaaaatgtacgCTTTTTTAAACTACGTTGTGTTctttgtttatgttttcaGCTTATGGCCGCTTTAACCGTTTCCCTATGCTCCATGGTTCTCGGCTTTACCGCTGGCTACACTTCACCCGCTTTGATTACCATGACCGACCAATCAGTCACTCCTTTTGAGGTCAGCCCACAAGCTGTAAGTGTTTTGAATAGAAAAAGCCATACCTTTCTAATGAAACCATTTCCTAATCAAAGGCTTCCTGGGTAGGTGGCATCATGCCGCTGGCTGGTTTGGCAGGTGGAATATGTGGAGGACCGTTCATTATGTTTTTGGGCCGGAAAACCACGATCCAGGTCATCGGAGTGCCTTTTATGACGGCCGGAATACTGATTGGATGTGCTATGAATGTGTTTATGGTTTTGAGCGGACGTTTCTTGGCCGGATTCTGTGTTGGTGTTGCCTCGTTGGCTCTTCCCGTTTACCTGGGCGAATCTCTCCATCCGGAAGTTCGTGGCACTTTGGGGCTGCTCCCCACGGGGTTGGGTAACATTGGCATTCTCGTGTGCTATGTGGCCGGTGCCTTCATGAGATGGGACCACCTGGCTTTTTTTGGTGCTGCTCTGCTCATTCCATACTTCATTTTGATGTTCTTCATGCCGGAGTCGCCGCGATGGTATGTCGGCCGAGGACGTGAGGACAATGCCCGCAAATCGCTCATCTGGCTACGTGGCAAGGATGCGGATGTGGAGCCGGAGCTGAAGATATTGGTGCAGACCCAGGCAGAAGCCGATAGTCAAGCCAATCAGAATTATGTGGTAGAGCTAATGAAACCTCGAAACCTCAAACCTTTATCCATTTCTCTGGGTCTGATGTTCTTCCAACAGTTCAGCGGCATCAATGCTGTCATTTTCTATACGGTGTCTATTTTCAAGGATGCAGGATCCACTATAGATAGCTATGTGTGCACAATTATTGTGGGCGTGGTGAACTTCATGGCCACATTTGTGGCCACTGCACTGATCGATAAAGTTGGCCGGAAGGTAGGATTTGAGTAATCAAGTTTACTGATTATACatatttgattctttttcCAGATCCTTCTGCATTTTTCGAACTTTGCCATGATCCTCACTCTGTCGATTCTAGGCGCCTTCTTCTACTGTAAGGATAATGGCCCGGACGTCAGCGACTTGGGCTGGTTGCCCTTGACCTGTTTTGTCGTCTATGTCATTGGCTTCTCTATGGGATTTGGACCAATACCCTGGCTAATGATGGGCGAAATCCTGCCGGCCAAAGTCCGCGGTCCAGCTGCCTCAGTGGTGACATCATTCAATTGGGCCTGCACCTTTATTGTTACCAAGACCTTCCAGGACATGATTGGTGGGTCtttgaaaatttcatttgAAACATTTTGATGGTAACTTCATTTTTCTGCAGATTCGCTTGGAACTCATGGAGCCTTCTGGCTGTTCGCCGCCGTGTGCGTCGTTGGAGTATTCtttgtgatattttttgtGCCCGAGACGCGTGGCAAGACCCTGGAGGAAATCGAGCAGAAGTTGACGGGCACCATGTCCGCGATGATTAACTTTAAGCCTTTGCCCATGAACATGTAAACGTCCTTTACCAGGGTCCAcagaaagaaataaaatttagttcaaaaatatttgaaaaaatattgttgaaatatatttaaaattatttttgttttattaaattcaacaaatggatatatttaaatatttttcagtgtTTATCACCCCTATAACCCCCTTAAAATACAGTCCAAACTCGTCTTCCAgtttcaaattaatataaaaagccgagtatttaattgaaatgttttcgctggcttttattgttgtttatgTTTACATTTCACACTTTATGTTTAATTATAATGTTAGCAGAGGTCGAGCGGCCACCACAAACATCTTTCGTGGGGTTCGACTGTACTTACTACTGGGAAGTGCCAAAACCGAAATGCCTagcaattgttgttgtttattattattaattttttttcagttcatGTTATACCTTAATTAAGTGCTAAAATGGCCTAAAATCGAATCCAACAGACACTAGTATCTATTTGATTAgttgtgtgtgggtgtgtgtgtgttttaacGGTAATGACGCCTTAACTATAACGTCATTACCGTTATCAATCGCAAGCCACTCAAAGGCGCAAATGTTATCAGCGGGCGCACAAAAGGAACAACAACAGATTTAAAATACACACAATCCGAAGCAGAATCGGCCGATATTATTCAGCACAACGCTCGGGCATCCGCCCGTTCTCTGCTCTCCAGGGGGCCTTACCTCCCTCCCACTCTACTTCGTTAGCCCCTCCCCTCCCCATCGGTACTGTAGGGATGTGAAGGCAGCTGGCTCTCTTGGAAGTACAAAGAATTACTAACTCTGGCCATGATAATagataatttaataaataataaatttatagattttttcaagtacaaaatatttttaaaatttaattttataaaccttaaaatcaactattttaatatataaaatgtttattaataattaaatacctaaataaaatatttaaacaccccttgattttattttaatttgtctccTAGAGAAGTTAAGATATTTCTCCTATTATGCTCCTAATTCGTCGCCCTACACTGTGCAAAAatctatataaatatataaaatctaaaatttttgttaatagttaatacctaaataaaatatttaaacaccttttgattttatttaaatttgtctCCTAGAGAAGTTAAGATATTTCTCGTATTATGCTCCTAATTCCTTGCCCTACACTGCGCAAAAAtctctatatatgtatatatataaaatctaTATAGTTTTTGCAACACAGGGCAGTTGAATGCACCCCGGCTTGCTTATATGGCACACAATTGATAAGAACTCGAAAGATTCTCTGAATCCAATTGTAATTCATACCCCTTATGTGTGTGTCATTGCTATTTTCTGTTTATGTGTGGGAGTAATCATAATAGCAAATAATTAGTATTGATTACAGGGCTCCTCTATTGATTGCCATGATAGACAAATCGCCATTTATgttatgaataaataaattgtatatttggaaataataatgaaatggTAGCTGAATCTATAATGGAtgtaatatttgaaaaaaaatataaaaatatttttcagaggACTTCTAGGATGTGTCATACATCCTACAGTGCGTATCATGTCCCTATATCCGTATAGATGTAAGTGTGGGTCTGCGTGTGATAGCAgcttctaaaaataaatcatacgCATCAGAGGCGTATTGACGTTGGAGATTGGATTGGCACATGTATTTATGGTTCGATGCATTGGATCCCTTCAAGGGCAGGTCGTTCAGGCAAAGGGCGGACTCCCACCCCCACACCCCCAGTTCTTTTCAAACAATAATTTctacaaaaacaagaaaaagaaTCAACTGCAGCAGCTGGGAGCttgaagaaaaatattatcaGAAAAATGCATTGTAATGGAAGGTAAACAGGTGATTGtgcaaaaaaactaaacaacaaTTATATTTGCCAACGTGCTCACTGATCCGGAATTTCCTTTGCTGAAATGTATATTATAATAAGATTCCTAATTAgtttattgaaaaattatttttaaacaagttTCAAAAACACGAAAATATAAGGGTCTTTCGCTTGAGGACCTTCCTTATGACTATTATATTCTTATAATTACATCCCTCTAATAGATAAATATTAAGAGTACCTAGATCGAAAGTGATGTCccataatgctatgggaagcTATGGTGTTAAGGCTGCGTCACACATCGGAAATAGATATCAGATACGATTTTGGCGCGTATTAATGTGCTATTTGCTATTTCAGTTACCACAATTACTCCAACAGGCTGATCAAATATTAACCAACTTGAGGACCATGTGAGCTCACTACGTCACAACTGATGGGTTCTTAAGGGTGAATATTCGGATGGGGTGTAGGGGGGGAGTGTATCAAAATGATAAGAATGTCCCATGTCACTGACAATGGCCAGACATTGTTGTCGCAGAAATATCCGCCACCGGGAACTTTCCTCTCTAATCGATAACGAAATAACAAATAAGGCGTATTCACTTTTATTTATGAATCAAGATCTTCGGCTATCGTGGCGTCGCATTGCAGTAGAATatcagatatatatttttaaactgttCCCCAGAGCTTTCCAGCTGGCGCTCAAAAAAAGCTCCACGAAAGTTCATATGAAACGGTATTTGTAGCTCAAGTCTGTGGTGGGGACTTTTGATGGGAAATTCTTTAATtactttaatttaataatttaattaaaatgataTTCCTAACCTTTCAGATCACATAATTTTACAAtcttattaaattcaaaaaaacatCTAGTACTTCATGTTGGAGTTTTGAGAATTTTATTAATCTACCTATTTTAGGGAATGCTTATTTCAGATCCTGTTGGTACGCAAGTaatcctcctcctcgtcgtcgtcggcATCCTCTACCACACTGTACGAGCTCTTGCCACCACCCTCCTTGGCCAAATGCGTTTCAAAGAACTCCTCCACCGTGTCCGTGTTCCATTTGGGTCTTTTGGATGGTCTGGGGGCTTCTTCTTCATCCATCATCTGGTTGAATTCTTGTATCCATTTTCTACTGAAAGTACaatgttaaatttaaataatagtttattaatgaatattaaaataatacttaCTTTTTCTTTAATTCAAGGTTTATTAAATGGACCTTTACAGTGGTAAGAGATGCAATAAACTTAATTGCAATCTGTGGTTTTTTGAGGTcattaattttgaaaaatccTTCCTCCGCATCCGAGTGCAATTCATTGCACAGCTTCGCTCCCAATAGCTCAAAGCGGTTCGAGTTCAAGAAGAAAAGCTGCATATTCCATTGGGGGAATGCATTGAACAGTCGTTTGAGCATGCATTCTACGCTGAGAAtctgaaattataaatttttttaatatataatatgatatttttgcaatatattattatttttactatTTACCTCATCAAAATATCTGTGCTGCAATTCTTCTGGCACAATTTTCTCCACAAGATCTTTTGTTTTCCCCAATAATTCCAAGAAGTTCGATTTGTTGAAATTTGGGACCATGAAGAGGTTATTGAATACTTCTTCAAAGTTATTATTCCTCTTCATGGTATTTGTAAAATGGTTTAGGTCGTAAATTACGGGAATACCCATACTCTGGAGATAGCTAATAGCCGTCATATTCGCTGCACATTTATTAGCTATTGCACAAACCAATTTATGGTGCAACGATGGTTTTTTTAACAGAGTGTTGTGGACTATTTCCACACCTTCTTTTATTGATGCAGAGCCAAGTCGATTTACTCCTGTTGTCATCTGGaaattacattattaatattattaaaaaagggTATAAAACAATGTATATAAACTATAAAACTTCGGCCGGAGCCGAAGCTTatgttattagatatatatattggatcttatatagtcggccaactGATCCTTACGAAATCGCAGATCGGCAGATCGAATTGTTTCGCCTTAAgaagaatccatagaaagtcccatccttctagctaaaaaaacaacaaagttatcccatttccgatcaatcagttatatggcagctatatagttgaccgatcccggccgttcctcacttttgaccaaaattataataccctctgcaagggtataaaagtATAGAACataaaatagatttatttaCTTACAGCTTTTAGATATACAATTTGCAAGTCCCCTTTTAACGTGGAGAACGCAatcgaaaatattttccatttataCAACTCCTTTGGGGCATTctgtaaaaaaataataatcaagaaatatgtacatatgtaggAAGAAGAAAggaaacatttttcaaaaagtacTTACTTGCATATCTTTAAGATGGAATACGtcgaatgcaaaaaaaaagggctCCGCCAAGTCTGCAAATAACTTGAAATTACTGGTGAACAGGCAATATCCCTGTTCCAGAAtgtcttctttatttttcatcCAGGCATCAAATGCATGGGTGAATcctatttgaaaattattcaattcgCGTAAATAATTCATGTTGTTAGTGGTGAGAAATGTTGCAAATGATATTGCCACATAATTTTCGGTATCGCGTGTGGTAAGTTTCACCCACATGGTAAGTTTCGCAACAAGCAGCAGCGTCGTTTGAAGCAACAAATTTTATGATGTTTTCTCAAAATACAATTGGTGtaagtttataattttaatttacatttccgatatatatatatatccgatccgatatatatatgtatataataatataagctgccactgcaagggtatgtacatatatcaacttcggctcccgaagttagctttcctcaTTAGTatgatacatttttaaattacatttttcaGAATTTCTACTTTATTTCTTCCAACGAGGAAATGTTAAAAACGATTCGTGAGGAAATCATTAAGAATGGGTCATCAAAAAACGTGCCCCGCCCCCCGGATTCCGCGGATGCATCGGCTCCAGAAGTGGCCAAAAAGAGGCAAGAAGTGGCCAAAAAGAGGCAAGAAGTGGCCAAAAAGAGGCCAGAAGTTTCGCCGGAGAGGATCGCGGTAACTCCTCGGAGGTCGCCCAGTCCCCTTGGAGAATTAAGTAATGTAATGAGTCCTTTGCCGAATCTTCCGAGCCCCCCCCGTGCAGTGGAggataatttaattaatttatcgGCCACGCCTCCTCGCAAAAGAAGGAGGTTCCACCCCACAATTTTTTGGAAGCCGGAATCGCACAAGGACGGCAGTGGTCGAGAGTGGACCACATTAAAATATCAATGcgaaatttgttttaaaatttgccAAAAACCGAAGGCATATGAGAACCACATAATGTTGTGCAAAAATGATTGCAAAACAGTGGCTTGCAAGTGGTGCCCCTATGTCCAAAAGTCCTCCAATTTGGGAAATCACTGGAAGAGGTGCATAGGGgggaaaaaattgtatatccCCATTGGGGAACAATTGAAGCAGCGGAAAATGTGGTCCGAAATGAAGGACACGTCGGGATCGAAATCGCAAGTGGAAAGTGTGGCTAGTGTGGCATCCAGCTTTCACATAATCCTGCCCAGCTTCGACATTAATCTTGTCCAGCTTCGACATTAATCTTGTCCAAGCTTCGACATAATCTTGTCCAGCTTACAACAACTATTTTACAGAATTTCCCTGGTTATTATTAtctgcatatacatacatatattatctgtacatatatatatatatatatatatatatattttgattttCGTTTTAGTGTTGAAAATTTCTCAAATTAAGCTGTtgaaagtgttgaaaattTCTCAAATTAAGCTGTtgaaagtgttgaaaatttctcaaattaagctgctggaaaaataaattttttttcaatttttttatttcaattttttacaaTTAATTTGTGTTACCATTTAAACAAGCGCCAGCAAGAGAATTGCTACAATTTGTTGCATTATTTTGGCTAAATTCTAATAATTACTCCAAGTCCACGTCGTGTTTACAATTTTCTTAGGCTAGAGATGGGAGTATTGACCTGATGTCAGTCCAAGCTacatttttatgctttttatttgttattttatttgtctTAACGTGGATAGTCATCTACGAAGGTGATAAACCACACCAgctaaaaattttctgtgaAATTTCAATAAATGATAGTACAATTTAAGCTATTTTTTTAACAGAGCGCCAAAAATCATGCTTCACAGTAACTGCATTGTAACAATTAACATAACAGACTGTGCAGCAAGAGTTTAGGCGCTCTGTTAACAgagtttaaatataattttttaacacTTTCATTACTTGCATTTTTTGTGTAATAATCTACCAGTTATGTCTCTCTTAATTACCAATTTACATAAGACGCTTAAGTCGTTGAATGCTTATGCAAAATAAATGAAGGACCTGTTTTATCGACCCATTTTTTATGGGGCTATTATACAATGAACATGTAACTTTTCATTAATCGGTCTTGGTATAGATTGGCTATTCATCATTTACTCTTGCAGAAGATGACTATAATTATTTGCAGTTATTTGCAGGACGTTATTGACCTCCCCAggcattttcaacattttgatggggatcccccacaaaatttaacaaaaaatctaaaaaatattttgttcccagattttgatgcagatttatggggAATTGATCctcaaatcgtttaaggtattccgcttaagaatctgatgagttttggccaagatatggccttggCAGTGGGCCACATTGTCTCCCCATccattttcaacattttgaaggggatcccccaggatatttaaaaaaaaatgtcaaaaatattttgtttcgaAGGGGATTCCTTTTCTTGATATCCCCAAGATACAAAAGAAGGATTGAAATTCAAGGCAGGTGGGGTTGTTTTGCATAACCATCTGATTATGAAGGTAACTTTCGCGCAGCGTCGCTGCGAGGCTGCAATTAtgagcttttaaatttaaattcaaaatctAATCACGCCGCACACGCACAATCTTTTTTCGAGTCTCTTTCTTCGGGCTTCGAGAGTAAATCCCCCGTGTAACGAGCGGGCAGATAACAAGAGAAGTAACGATTGGGTCAAGGTTGCCATTACCCTTCTTTTGGAGATAAAGCGAACGTGTGCCATAAGATGCGAACTCTGAAGACTGGGAGGGGCGAAGAAACACCACTCGAACAAATAAGTGAAGGTCGTTGACCAAATGCAGTCTTGGTAGAAAGAGAGGGGGCCTAGCTGGAGAGAAAGAGAGGGCTGGCGAAGAATTGCAGTAACGAATTAGTGTAAAAGTTGGGCTATAATTGGGGTACTACTATATAGGAGCTCAACTGGACAATGGGCAATTAgcgagaaaaaaagaaaaccaaaatTGGAGCCTAAATTTGATTATGAAATAGAATGGGCATGTAAATGCTATATGGCGAGCCCCTTTTCTTCCGCGTCTTTCGCTGTTGTTTTTGGAGTTTctcagttttttgtttttttca
Coding sequences:
- the LOC6495957 gene encoding facilitated trehalose transporter Tret1 isoform X2; translated protein: MKILMRADTHVSFSVPVEEPKAICTFSQVLAALSVSLGSLVVGFVSAYTSPALVSMVDRNITSFEVTPQAASWVGGIMPLAGLAGGIAGGPFIEYLGRRNTILATAVPFIVSSLLIACAVNVAMVLAGRFLAGFCVGIASLSLPVYLGETVQPEVRGTLGLLPTAFGNIGILLCFVAGTYMDWSMLAFLGAALPVPFLVLMFLIPETPRWFVSRGREERARKALSWLRGKEADVEPELKGLMRSQADADRQGTQNTMLELLKRSNFKPLSISLGLMFFQQLSGINAVIFYTVSIFKDAGSTIDGNVCTIIVGVVNFLATFIATLLIDRAGRKILLYVSNIAMIITLFVLGGFFYCKAHGPDVSHLGWLPLSCFVIYILGFSLGFGPIPWLMMGEILPAKIRGSAASVATAFNWTCTFVVTKTFQDMIDVMGAHGAFWLFGAICFIGLFFVILYVPETQGKTLEDIERKMMGRVRRMSSVANIKPLSFNM
- the LOC6495957 gene encoding facilitated trehalose transporter Tret1 isoform X1, producing MSGRDNRGAGGGGGGGGGGGHQPLSSAMGKLKEKLTRVGDELGYHRVESNLSTSNTATSLDTILPEDPFLFPQVSPQRHPQSTVRTQRLLEDEPPLSFRPLLEDDDINEPPTQQLTTQQQRTPLRASGSLELTPLPPPPTSLEIREHRDRQQRSAQVAAEELQRSKQSLKGSRVSFERRDTGNSNSNKQAESSDEDSFEERRTGFQQQKATSVDHKGILKDLKHILANDNRRQFQAKKHVSLDVKGTRFLQDLLKESSSEEEFHKTRREFQGRKHQSLDPRVTFKLDKVLQGSSTDSDEEGDDAEHKRLIHRPKDITKPVIIDLKDLESESDEDFHTSRQHFQQQRSISTDSRKSRRLYEMDEMGNKRGENIRHAVPFVRQITEDGKPKLEVYRPTTNPIFIWTQVLAALSVSLGSLVVGFVSAYTSPALVSMVDRNITSFEVTPQAASWVGGIMPLAGLAGGIAGGPFIEYLGRRNTILATAVPFIVSSLLIACAVNVAMVLAGRFLAGFCVGIASLSLPVYLGETVQPEVRGTLGLLPTAFGNIGILLCFVAGTYMDWSMLAFLGAALPVPFLVLMFLIPETPRWFVSRGREERARKALSWLRGKEADVEPELKGLMRSQADADRQGTQNTMLELLKRSNFKPLSISLGLMFFQQLSGINAVIFYTVSIFKDAGSTIDGNVCTIIVGVVNFLATFIATLLIDRAGRKILLYVSNIAMIITLFVLGGFFYCKAHGPDVSHLGWLPLSCFVIYILGFSLGFGPIPWLMMGEILPAKIRGSAASVATAFNWTCTFVVTKTFQDMIDVMGAHGAFWLFGAICFIGLFFVILYVPETQGKTLEDIERKMMGRVRRMSSVANIKPLSFNM
- the LOC6495958 gene encoding facilitated trehalose transporter Tret1-2 homolog, whose translation is MRILLRADTHVSFAIPADDTKPNRAFTFSQLMAALTVSLCSMVLGFTAGYTSPALITMTDQSVTPFEVSPQAASWVGGIMPLAGLAGGICGGPFIMFLGRKTTIQVIGVPFMTAGILIGCAMNVFMVLSGRFLAGFCVGVASLALPVYLGESLHPEVRGTLGLLPTGLGNIGILVCYVAGAFMRWDHLAFFGAALLIPYFILMFFMPESPRWYVGRGREDNARKSLIWLRGKDADVEPELKILVQTQAEADSQANQNYVVELMKPRNLKPLSISLGLMFFQQFSGINAVIFYTVSIFKDAGSTIDSYVCTIIVGVVNFMATFVATALIDKVGRKILLHFSNFAMILTLSILGAFFYCKDNGPDVSDLGWLPLTCFVVYVIGFSMGFGPIPWLMMGEILPAKVRGPAASVVTSFNWACTFIVTKTFQDMIDSLGTHGAFWLFAAVCVVGVFFVIFFVPETRGKTLEEIEQKLTGTMSAMINFKPLPMNM